AGCGGCGGCGGGTAAGGTCAGCGTCGTCGAGATGCCCGTCCAATGGCTCGACGTCGGTTCGTGGCCCGCGTTGGCCGAGACGCTGGAGATCGACGACCACGACAATGCTGTCGAGGCCGACAACCTCGTGATCCTCGACTGTGACGGCAACATCATCATGTCCAAGGACCCCGACCACGTCGTCGGCCTGGTCGGCGTGAGCGACATGGTCATCGTTCACACCAAGGACTGCACCATGGTGTGCCCCAAGGCCGACGCCCAGCGGGTCAAGGAACTCCAGAAAATGGTCGCCGACGAGTACGGCGATCGCTTCCGTTGAGCTCGATGCGGTCGCTCGGCATTGATCTTGGCGGGAAGCGCACCGGCCTGGCGCTCAGTGATCCGGCGGGGCAGTTCGTCTCGCCGTTGCGTGTGATCGAGTCGGCCGACCGCGAGACGGTCATCGCGGGCATTGTCGAAGCTTGTGCCGACGAAGGGGTGGAGCAAATCGTCACGGGTTGTCCGTTGAACATGGACGGCACCGCAGGCAAGCCGGCGCTGGAGGCGCTGCGGTTTGCACGGATAGTGCGGGATCGGACGGGATTGCCGACGTTTCTGTTCGACGAGCGCCGCACGAGTCTCGCCGCCGATGCGCAGTTGGCCCAGCGTCGGGCGGCCGGTGAGAAGTTGACCCACAAAAAGAAGAAACAACGCCGGGATGCGTTGGCTGCCGCGGCAATTTTGCAGGCCTTTCTTGCGGGCGATCGGCCGCGACTCGATGCCGCAGCGGCCGACGCCGAAGCTCGACTGAAGGCCGGCCATCTGGGTGGGGTGATCGATTAATCCAGATCAATGCGTATTCGGAGTGCTTCGGTGGTTGACGCGGCACCCCATTTATGATCATGATCGCAGTCGTCGGGGGATGTTCCCCCGGGGAAATGGTCCCCACCGCAGCGGGGCAACGACCCGACGAGGCCCGATGGACGCGTCATTCACTTTCGTGCCTGGCACGCGGGCCTGAACCAAAGAACGAAGGAGATACTCATGGAACTGATCAAACTTTCCCGTAACGCACTTTTCGCCGTAGCACTTCTCGGCGGTGCCGCATTCCTGATCGGCTGCGAAGAGTCCGATTCGGATCTTGAGGACGCCGTTGACGAGGCCGTCGATGAAGCCGAGGCCGCCGCTGACGAAGCTGGCGCCACGGCCGAAGAGGTCGGCGA
This is a stretch of genomic DNA from Planctomycetota bacterium. It encodes these proteins:
- the ruvX gene encoding Holliday junction resolvase RuvX, translated to MRSLGIDLGGKRTGLALSDPAGQFVSPLRVIESADRETVIAGIVEACADEGVEQIVTGCPLNMDGTAGKPALEALRFARIVRDRTGLPTFLFDERRTSLAADAQLAQRRAAGEKLTHKKKKQRRDALAAAAILQAFLAGDRPRLDAAAADAEARLKAGHLGGVID